The following proteins are encoded in a genomic region of Lujinxingia vulgaris:
- a CDS encoding COX15/CtaA family protein, translating into MSTTTPRTSRAFTSYAWFFLVYMLAVILFGAWVRITGSGAGCGSHWPTCHGEIIPPAPSVQTMIEYTHRLTSGFLGILGIILMGWSWRLFKSHPAFWASVITFIFILFEGAIGAGLVLAELVADDDSVARAVVIAIHLVNTLILSGATAFTAWLSTGRALPRLRWGGAFRGLLLVGMLGLIATSMSGAVTALGDTLFPVDPTLGNGLLDRVRDDLSAANHFLVRLRIFHPVIAVGTAAYLLVVGWIVKLREPSPQALTWANVVIALVIGQTMVGVFNILLSAPGWVQLLHLLVAQVLWIATLFLASTLMQPAQGDPG; encoded by the coding sequence ATGTCCACCACAACGCCCCGTACCAGCCGCGCATTTACCTCCTACGCCTGGTTTTTCCTCGTCTACATGCTCGCTGTGATCCTCTTCGGCGCCTGGGTGCGCATCACCGGCTCCGGCGCGGGCTGCGGATCGCACTGGCCGACCTGCCACGGGGAGATCATTCCTCCGGCGCCCAGCGTGCAGACAATGATCGAATACACCCACCGTCTCACCAGCGGCTTTTTGGGGATTCTGGGCATCATCCTCATGGGGTGGTCCTGGCGACTTTTTAAAAGTCACCCGGCCTTCTGGGCCAGCGTCATCACCTTCATCTTTATTCTCTTTGAGGGGGCCATTGGCGCGGGCCTGGTGCTCGCGGAACTTGTGGCAGACGACGACTCGGTGGCCCGCGCGGTCGTCATCGCCATTCACCTGGTCAACACGCTGATCTTGAGCGGGGCCACCGCGTTTACCGCCTGGCTCTCCACGGGGCGAGCGCTGCCGAGGTTGCGATGGGGCGGCGCATTTCGGGGGTTGCTGCTGGTGGGCATGCTCGGGCTCATCGCCACCAGCATGTCCGGGGCGGTCACGGCGCTGGGCGACACCCTCTTCCCGGTCGACCCCACCCTGGGCAACGGCCTGCTCGATCGCGTCCGCGACGACCTCTCCGCGGCCAACCATTTCCTGGTGCGCCTGCGCATCTTCCACCCGGTCATCGCCGTTGGCACCGCCGCCTACCTCCTCGTTGTGGGATGGATCGTGAAGCTGCGCGAGCCCTCGCCACAAGCCCTCACCTGGGCCAACGTGGTCATCGCGCTTGTGATCGGGCAGACCATGGTCGGCGTCTTCAACATCCTCCTCTCGGCGCCGGGCTGGGTGCAGCTCTTGCACCTTCTGGTGGCCCAGGTTCTCTGGATCGCCACCCTCTTTCTGGCCAGCACCCTGATGCAACCCGCACAGGGTGACCCGGGCTAA
- a CDS encoding YebC/PmpR family DNA-binding transcriptional regulator, whose translation MAGHSKWANIKHKKAAQDAKRGKVFSRLSKKISSAARRGGGDLDTNNELRLWVQKAKAANMPNDNIERAILKATGQLEGVTYTDFTYEGYGPGGVAFLLEGSTDNKNRTVANIRHFFSKQGGNLGENGCVGWMFHDKGIISIEQEKVDNNDALMEVALENGAEDFEVEDGVITITSGPDDFMTLRDALNAAGYEDFLSDEITKVAETDLSPDLATARRNMKLIDLLEEDDDVENVYHNLELSDDVAEALEAEG comes from the coding sequence ATGGCTGGACATAGTAAATGGGCCAACATCAAACATAAGAAGGCAGCTCAGGACGCAAAACGCGGTAAAGTGTTTAGCCGCCTGAGCAAAAAGATCTCCTCGGCGGCGCGCCGCGGCGGCGGTGATCTTGATACCAACAACGAGCTGCGCCTGTGGGTTCAGAAGGCCAAAGCGGCCAACATGCCCAACGACAACATCGAGCGCGCCATCCTCAAAGCCACCGGCCAGCTCGAAGGCGTCACCTACACCGACTTCACCTATGAGGGCTACGGCCCGGGCGGCGTGGCCTTCTTGCTCGAAGGCTCCACCGACAACAAAAACCGCACCGTCGCCAACATCCGCCACTTCTTCAGCAAGCAGGGCGGAAATCTTGGCGAAAATGGCTGCGTCGGCTGGATGTTCCACGACAAGGGCATCATCAGCATTGAACAGGAGAAGGTCGACAACAACGACGCGCTCATGGAGGTCGCCCTGGAAAACGGCGCCGAAGACTTCGAGGTCGAAGACGGCGTCATCACCATCACCAGCGGTCCCGACGACTTCATGACCCTGCGCGATGCGCTCAACGCCGCCGGCTACGAGGACTTCTTAAGCGACGAGATCACCAAAGTCGCCGAGACCGACCTCTCCCCCGACCTGGCCACCGCCCGGCGCAACATGAAGCTCATCGACCTGCTCGAAGAGGACGACGACGTGGAGAACGTCTACCACAACCTCGAGCTCTCCGATGACGTCGCCGAGGCCCTTGAGGCCGAGGGCTGA
- a CDS encoding acyl-CoA dehydrogenase family protein: MNDLFNPTEEHKVLREMVRSFAEREVAPQAEHHDREERFNIELFKKLGELGLLGVTAPEQFGGSGMDATAAVIVHEELSAADPGFCLAYLAHSMLFVNNLAVNGNDDQRSRYLPGACSGELIGGMCMSEPNAGTDVLGMGSVARRDGEDYILNGQKMWITNGAVSEGELGDVFLVYAREEGGDRAVSLFLVEKGMEGFSLGQKITGKLGMRASTTAELVFEDVRVPAANLVGKPGSAVRSMMRNLAIERVTLAAMSVGIARRSVEIMNRYGAERVAFGEPINRFGQIQRHIAESYAEYMAGRSYLYKTAADLSLDAFGSRADSDGVKLYCSTMGKNVADRAIQVLGGYGYVAEYNVERLWRDAKLLEIGGGTNEAHQKNITRDLSKVERLL; the protein is encoded by the coding sequence ATGAACGATCTTTTTAACCCGACCGAAGAACATAAAGTGCTGCGTGAGATGGTGCGCTCCTTTGCCGAGCGCGAGGTCGCGCCCCAGGCCGAGCATCACGACCGGGAAGAGCGCTTTAATATCGAGCTCTTCAAAAAGCTCGGAGAGCTGGGCCTGCTGGGGGTGACCGCCCCGGAGCAGTTCGGAGGATCGGGGATGGACGCCACCGCGGCGGTCATCGTGCATGAGGAACTCTCTGCGGCTGACCCCGGGTTTTGCCTGGCGTACCTGGCTCACTCGATGCTTTTTGTGAACAACCTGGCCGTCAACGGCAACGACGACCAGCGCTCGCGTTATCTGCCCGGCGCCTGCAGCGGAGAGCTCATCGGCGGGATGTGCATGAGTGAGCCCAACGCCGGCACCGACGTGCTGGGGATGGGCTCGGTCGCGCGCCGCGACGGTGAGGACTACATCCTCAACGGTCAGAAGATGTGGATCACCAACGGGGCGGTCTCCGAGGGGGAGCTCGGCGATGTGTTTCTGGTGTACGCCCGCGAAGAGGGCGGCGACCGCGCCGTCTCGCTCTTCCTGGTGGAGAAGGGCATGGAGGGCTTCTCGCTCGGCCAGAAGATCACCGGAAAGCTGGGCATGCGCGCCTCGACCACCGCGGAGCTCGTCTTTGAAGACGTGCGCGTGCCGGCGGCCAACCTCGTCGGCAAGCCGGGAAGCGCGGTGCGCTCAATGATGCGCAACCTGGCCATTGAGCGCGTCACCCTGGCCGCGATGAGCGTGGGTATCGCCCGCCGCTCGGTGGAGATCATGAACCGCTACGGCGCGGAGCGCGTGGCGTTCGGCGAGCCGATTAACCGTTTCGGGCAGATCCAGCGCCACATCGCCGAGAGCTATGCCGAGTACATGGCCGGACGCAGCTACCTCTACAAGACGGCCGCAGACTTGAGCCTGGACGCCTTCGGCAGCCGCGCGGACTCCGACGGCGTGAAACTCTACTGCTCGACGATGGGCAAGAATGTGGCCGACCGCGCCATTCAGGTGCTCGGCGGCTACGGCTACGTGGCCGAGTACAACGTGGAGCGACTGTGGCGCGACGCGAAGTTGCTGGAGATCGGCGGCGGCACCAATGAGGCGCACCAGAAGAACATCACGCGCGATCTCTCCAAAGTCGAGCGCCTGCTCTGA
- a CDS encoding RluA family pseudouridine synthase yields MAHYLFTISESDAGERLDKALTRLLDEQHPGGFSRKKTKALLDAGQVKLNGQAQRIASFTLSEGDRLAVEVESSASSEASSEGRFELDASTVLLEDGDLLVIAKPAGLPSQGTRDRSRDHAVDVAKRYLEAKGKKKPYVAIHHRLDVGTSGVLALVTARRSNKGMARAFREHLARKTYVAVARALRPELEREVGERWEVKNHLGRVGERRQGEVKAGGDWAETSFVVRERWGSLHLIEARPLTGRMHQIRAHLAEGGLPILGDKDYGGVRRVGSQRFTRVMLHAERLELPHPHNGDPVAVSCPWPADFLEAREAFNEA; encoded by the coding sequence ATGGCGCATTACCTGTTTACGATCTCTGAGTCCGATGCTGGCGAGCGTCTCGATAAGGCGCTGACGCGTCTTCTTGACGAGCAGCATCCCGGCGGGTTCTCGCGCAAAAAGACCAAGGCGCTGCTCGACGCGGGCCAGGTCAAACTCAACGGGCAGGCGCAGCGCATCGCCTCGTTTACGCTCTCGGAGGGGGATCGCCTGGCGGTGGAGGTCGAAAGCTCGGCGAGCAGCGAGGCGTCGTCGGAGGGGCGATTTGAGCTCGATGCCTCGACGGTGCTTCTGGAAGACGGCGACCTTCTGGTGATCGCCAAACCGGCCGGGCTTCCCAGCCAGGGCACCCGCGATCGCAGCCGCGACCACGCGGTGGACGTGGCCAAACGCTACCTGGAGGCGAAGGGTAAGAAGAAGCCATATGTGGCGATTCACCACCGTCTGGATGTGGGAACCTCCGGGGTGCTGGCGCTGGTGACGGCGCGTCGCTCCAACAAGGGGATGGCCCGCGCGTTTCGCGAACATCTGGCGCGGAAGACTTACGTGGCTGTGGCGCGCGCGCTGCGTCCGGAGTTGGAGCGAGAGGTCGGTGAGCGCTGGGAGGTTAAGAACCACCTGGGGCGTGTGGGTGAGCGCCGTCAGGGTGAGGTTAAGGCCGGTGGGGATTGGGCCGAGACGTCTTTTGTGGTGCGCGAGCGCTGGGGTTCCCTGCACCTGATTGAGGCGCGCCCGCTGACCGGGCGGATGCACCAGATTCGCGCGCATCTGGCCGAGGGGGGCCTGCCGATTCTGGGCGATAAGGATTACGGCGGCGTGCGTCGGGTGGGCTCGCAGCGCTTTACGCGGGTGATGCTGCATGCCGAGCGTCTGGAGCTGCCGCACCCGCATAACGGCGATCCGGTGGCGGTGAGTTGCCCCTGGCCGGCGGATTTTCTGGAGGCGCGCGAGGCCTTCAACGAAGCGTAA
- a CDS encoding ketopantoate reductase family protein: protein MRILIVGAGSVGQLYGLHLARAGEEVHVLVRPRYAEGARRGYRLYERRRDFKQHAIFTPDGVWTDAEELPRGHFDAVILAIPSTGLKGPWLASLARSLGDATLITLTPGLDDVAIIAEHIDRDQIVRGLITSVSYPAPLPGESCPQPGTAYWFPPLTPALFEGPSNRVTPIVNALKRGHMSSKSVRGLAEKAAFGSGLLMPIVAHMETVGWRLDRLRDEKLSELVATMSQIRAILEATLGASAPLPMRLLTPATVKLLTRIAPRVPPFNFEVYLQVHFTKVGAQTRMFLDDYVAKGQAHNLPTGAIAELREQLGEA from the coding sequence TTGCGAATCTTGATCGTTGGTGCCGGCAGCGTCGGACAACTCTACGGACTTCATCTCGCCCGCGCCGGCGAGGAAGTTCATGTCCTGGTGCGCCCCCGCTATGCCGAAGGCGCTCGCCGCGGCTATCGCCTTTACGAGCGGCGACGAGACTTTAAGCAGCACGCCATCTTCACCCCGGACGGGGTCTGGACCGACGCCGAAGAACTTCCCCGAGGCCATTTCGACGCGGTCATCCTCGCCATACCCTCGACCGGTCTGAAGGGCCCCTGGCTCGCTTCGCTCGCCAGGTCGCTCGGCGACGCCACCCTGATCACGCTCACCCCGGGGCTCGACGACGTCGCGATCATCGCCGAACACATCGACCGCGACCAGATCGTGCGCGGACTGATCACGTCGGTGAGCTACCCGGCCCCGCTCCCTGGCGAGTCCTGCCCGCAACCGGGCACGGCCTACTGGTTTCCGCCGCTGACGCCGGCGCTCTTTGAGGGGCCGAGCAACCGCGTCACCCCCATCGTCAACGCCCTCAAACGCGGGCATATGAGCTCAAAGAGCGTCCGTGGTCTTGCCGAAAAAGCGGCCTTTGGCAGCGGCCTGCTCATGCCCATCGTCGCCCATATGGAGACCGTGGGGTGGCGCCTCGATCGCCTGCGCGACGAGAAGTTGTCGGAGTTGGTCGCCACGATGTCGCAGATCCGCGCCATTCTGGAGGCCACACTGGGCGCAAGCGCCCCGCTGCCGATGCGTCTTCTTACCCCGGCAACGGTCAAGCTGCTGACCCGCATCGCCCCGCGCGTTCCCCCCTTTAATTTTGAAGTCTACCTGCAGGTGCACTTCACCAAGGTCGGCGCTCAGACCCGCATGTTCCTCGACGACTACGTCGCAAAGGGCCAGGCCCACAACCTCCCCACCGGCGCCATCGCCGAGCTCCGAGAGCAGCTCGGCGAAGCCTGA
- the dusA gene encoding tRNA dihydrouridine(20/20a) synthase DusA, which yields MSFKHPISIAPMMKRTDRHFRFFMRLISERTLLYTEMVTTGAILHGDREQHLRFDALEHPISLQLGGDDPVELAQCAKIAQEWGYDEVNLNVGCPSDRVQNGNFGACLMKTPETVARAVEAMREAVDIEVTVKHRIGVDELDDYAHMLHFVDTVAAAGCTRFSVHARKAWLQGLSPKENRNIPPLRYPEVWRLKEERPELIIEINGGILTMDQAAEHLEHVDAVMIGRAAYDDPYQFAEVDGRFYGEQAAPRTRHEVARAMFPYIEQHLSEGGKLSHISGHMLQLFSGQPGARRYRRHLSENAWREGAGIHTLEHALTLVPEDAPAHEKAAAL from the coding sequence ATGAGTTTTAAACACCCCATCAGCATCGCCCCGATGATGAAGCGCACCGACCGGCACTTTCGCTTCTTCATGCGCCTGATCTCCGAGCGCACCCTCCTCTACACCGAGATGGTGACGACCGGGGCCATTCTGCACGGCGATCGCGAGCAGCACCTGCGCTTTGACGCGCTCGAACATCCCATCAGCCTGCAGCTCGGCGGCGACGATCCTGTCGAACTCGCTCAATGCGCAAAGATCGCGCAGGAGTGGGGCTACGACGAGGTCAACCTCAACGTGGGGTGCCCCAGCGACCGGGTGCAAAACGGCAACTTCGGCGCCTGTCTGATGAAGACCCCCGAGACGGTCGCCCGCGCGGTCGAGGCGATGCGCGAGGCCGTCGATATTGAGGTCACGGTCAAGCATCGCATCGGCGTCGATGAGCTCGACGACTACGCGCATATGCTGCACTTCGTCGACACGGTGGCCGCCGCCGGTTGCACCCGCTTCTCGGTACACGCCCGCAAGGCCTGGTTGCAGGGATTAAGCCCCAAAGAAAACCGCAACATCCCGCCCCTGCGCTACCCCGAGGTCTGGCGGCTCAAAGAGGAGCGCCCCGAGCTGATCATCGAGATCAACGGCGGCATCCTCACCATGGACCAGGCAGCAGAGCACCTGGAGCACGTCGACGCGGTGATGATCGGGCGAGCGGCCTACGATGATCCCTATCAGTTCGCGGAGGTTGATGGGAGGTTTTATGGCGAGCAGGCCGCGCCCCGTACGCGCCACGAGGTGGCCCGGGCGATGTTCCCCTACATCGAGCAGCATCTGAGCGAGGGCGGCAAACTTTCCCACATCAGCGGGCATATGCTGCAGCTCTTTTCCGGCCAGCCCGGCGCGCGCCGCTACCGCCGCCACCTCTCCGAGAACGCCTGGCGCGAGGGGGCGGGCATCCACACCCTGGAGCACGCGTTGACCCTCGTGCCCGAAGACGCACCCGCCCACGAAAAAGCCGCCGCCCTTTAA
- a CDS encoding PAS domain-containing sensor histidine kinase, whose translation MGADSFLALVAPDQRAHVAQALSGLTANAPAVALETPLHLEPAGTWKLRAYLFGESDDVVVTVEPPSPAASTELSAQGSYEHRFRTMAHGVHDAIWEWDCESGALFWHAGLHDVLGYDKGTLDPTLDAWAEHVHPDDRERVVVSLHNAVEMGQSAWVEEYRFRRADGSWAQVVDRGFAIAFEGDRPTRLIGGINDVTASRQASATIRRQARLIEQTHDAIWVRDFDGIVRFWNPGAERIFGKSRENVVGRALREHESNTDTPTLEGLKRRGSWSGVVHRYDRQGNEVILEERWTLLRDEHDEPHAILIVGSDITERHHLQSQFLRIQRVESMGSVAAGIAHDLNNVLAPIHFGVEYLRGELAHGDTTLKEVLDEVAGSVRSASSMLHHILNFARGNDATREALDLHRLVSDALRIVTRGHAHRISTRIHNDAPSDRVMGVPTQIHQLLLNLGVNARDAIDGEGSIEVHLREASVTPEQAEQNPDARPGDYLRIDVRDNGRGMSADVIVRVFEPFYTTKGVNQGTGIGLSTSISIVRSHGGFIDVESAPGEGTLFSVFLPIAMEASRSAEPPSPSPVSPAEGRDPS comes from the coding sequence GTGGGAGCAGACTCATTCCTTGCTCTGGTCGCCCCTGACCAACGTGCACACGTCGCCCAGGCGCTCTCCGGACTCACAGCAAACGCGCCGGCCGTCGCACTTGAGACGCCGCTTCACTTAGAGCCCGCCGGCACCTGGAAGCTGCGCGCCTACCTCTTCGGGGAGAGCGATGACGTCGTCGTCACGGTCGAGCCTCCCAGCCCGGCCGCATCTACCGAGTTGAGCGCGCAGGGGAGCTACGAACACCGCTTTCGCACTATGGCTCACGGCGTCCACGACGCCATCTGGGAGTGGGACTGCGAGAGCGGCGCGCTCTTCTGGCACGCCGGTCTCCACGATGTGCTCGGGTATGACAAAGGCACACTCGACCCGACGCTCGACGCCTGGGCGGAGCACGTCCACCCCGACGATCGCGAGCGCGTTGTCGTCTCCCTGCATAACGCCGTAGAGATGGGACAGTCGGCCTGGGTGGAAGAGTACCGCTTTCGGCGAGCCGACGGCAGCTGGGCTCAGGTCGTCGACCGCGGCTTCGCGATCGCCTTTGAGGGTGATCGCCCCACGCGCCTGATCGGCGGCATCAACGACGTGACCGCCAGCAGGCAGGCCAGCGCCACCATCCGCCGCCAGGCCCGGCTCATTGAACAGACCCACGACGCCATCTGGGTTCGCGACTTCGACGGGATCGTGCGTTTCTGGAACCCGGGCGCCGAGCGCATCTTTGGTAAATCCCGCGAAAACGTCGTCGGCCGCGCGCTTCGCGAACACGAGAGCAACACCGACACCCCCACTCTCGAAGGCCTCAAACGCCGCGGAAGCTGGAGTGGGGTCGTGCATCGCTACGATCGCCAGGGAAATGAGGTCATTCTCGAGGAGCGCTGGACACTGCTGCGCGATGAGCACGACGAGCCCCACGCCATCCTCATCGTGGGCAGCGACATCACCGAGCGCCATCATCTGCAATCTCAGTTTCTGCGCATCCAGCGCGTCGAGAGCATGGGAAGCGTCGCCGCCGGTATCGCTCACGACCTCAACAATGTGCTCGCCCCCATCCACTTCGGCGTCGAATATTTGCGCGGGGAGTTGGCCCACGGCGACACGACACTAAAAGAGGTGCTCGACGAGGTCGCCGGCAGCGTGCGCAGCGCAAGCTCGATGCTCCACCACATCCTCAACTTTGCCCGCGGCAACGACGCCACCCGCGAAGCCCTCGACCTGCACCGCCTCGTCAGCGACGCTCTGCGCATCGTCACCCGCGGCCACGCGCACCGAATCTCCACGCGTATTCACAATGACGCCCCATCCGACCGGGTGATGGGCGTACCCACGCAGATCCACCAGCTGCTGCTCAACCTCGGCGTCAACGCCCGCGACGCCATCGATGGCGAGGGCAGCATCGAGGTGCATCTGCGCGAAGCCTCAGTGACACCGGAGCAGGCCGAGCAAAATCCCGACGCCCGCCCCGGCGACTACCTGCGCATCGACGTGCGCGACAACGGCCGCGGCATGAGCGCTGACGTCATCGTGCGCGTCTTCGAGCCTTTCTACACCACCAAAGGGGTAAACCAGGGCACCGGCATCGGGCTCTCCACCTCGATCTCAATCGTGCGCTCGCACGGAGGCTTTATCGACGTTGAGAGCGCTCCGGGAGAAGGCACCCTCTTCTCGGTCTTTCTCCCCATCGCGATGGAGGCCTCCCGCAGCGCGGAGCCCCCCTCCCCCTCGCCGGTCTCGCCAGCCGAAGGTCGCGACCCGAGTTAA
- a CDS encoding peroxiredoxin — MTLQLGDTAPNFQATTTAGDIDFYEWAGDSWVIFFSHPADYTPVCTTELGTVARYKEDFDKRGVKTIAISVDGIEDHHGWVKDIEETQDTTVEFPIVADEDKSVANAYGMIHPKADTTATVRSVFIIDPDKKIRLTLTYPAATGRNFKELLRVIDALQLTDGHKVATPANWEQGDDVIIVPSLKDEDEIARRFPKGYQEIKPYLRLTPQPDKA, encoded by the coding sequence ATGACGCTTCAACTCGGCGACACCGCACCCAATTTCCAGGCGACCACCACCGCAGGCGACATCGACTTCTATGAGTGGGCGGGCGACTCCTGGGTGATCTTCTTCAGTCACCCGGCCGACTACACCCCGGTATGCACCACGGAGCTGGGCACGGTGGCGCGCTATAAGGAGGACTTTGACAAGCGGGGCGTCAAGACCATCGCCATCTCGGTCGACGGGATCGAGGACCACCACGGCTGGGTCAAAGATATCGAAGAGACCCAGGACACCACCGTGGAGTTTCCGATCGTGGCCGATGAGGATAAGTCGGTGGCCAACGCCTACGGCATGATTCACCCCAAAGCTGACACCACCGCGACGGTGCGCTCGGTCTTTATTATCGATCCCGACAAGAAGATTCGCCTGACGCTGACCTACCCGGCGGCCACGGGCCGCAACTTCAAAGAGCTCTTGCGCGTGATCGACGCGCTGCAGCTGACCGATGGCCATAAGGTGGCCACCCCGGCGAACTGGGAGCAGGGCGATGATGTGATCATCGTGCCTTCGCTCAAAGATGAGGACGAGATCGCCCGGCGTTTTCCAAAAGGTTATCAGGAGATCAAGCCCTACCTGCGTCTGACCCCGCAACCGGATAAAGCCTGA
- a CDS encoding RluA family pseudouridine synthase: protein MPSPLNDDFARRIVAEHRGLVAWDKPAGLPSTGRTLNDPDCAQALAMRWAGRMVWAVHQLDRDTTGLLLFATKKSALLRGQTLLGTRSAKKIYVALVHGTPDEARSLIDAPLRKRSLQGRSVVDVHPSGKSAQTRVWRWASSPDGNYSLVALELLTGRTHQLRAHLQHAGHPLLGETLYNRIPCALHPRQALHALGLFNPGSDDALPEDPLIAPLADDLVALARRLNIALPAHNAPGWAAAFGALVA from the coding sequence TTGCCTTCCCCACTCAACGACGACTTCGCCCGGCGCATCGTCGCCGAGCACCGGGGTCTGGTGGCCTGGGATAAACCCGCGGGCTTGCCCAGCACCGGTCGCACCCTCAACGACCCCGACTGCGCCCAGGCCCTTGCGATGCGCTGGGCCGGGCGCATGGTCTGGGCGGTGCATCAGCTCGACCGCGACACCACCGGGCTGCTCCTCTTCGCCACAAAAAAGAGCGCGCTCCTGCGTGGGCAAACACTCCTCGGCACCCGCAGCGCCAAAAAGATCTATGTGGCGCTGGTGCACGGTACACCCGATGAGGCCCGCAGCCTCATCGACGCGCCCCTGCGCAAACGCTCGCTGCAGGGGCGCTCGGTGGTCGATGTGCATCCCTCTGGAAAGTCCGCGCAGACCCGAGTATGGCGTTGGGCTTCAAGCCCCGATGGCAACTACAGCCTGGTCGCGCTGGAGCTTCTCACCGGGCGCACCCACCAGCTTCGCGCGCACCTTCAACACGCGGGGCACCCCCTGCTCGGGGAGACGCTCTACAACCGCATCCCCTGCGCGCTGCACCCTCGCCAGGCGCTGCACGCCCTGGGGCTCTTCAACCCCGGGAGCGACGACGCCCTCCCCGAAGATCCCCTCATCGCCCCGCTGGCAGACGACCTCGTCGCGCTCGCCAGGCGCCTCAACATCGCCCTGCCCGCCCACAATGCCCCGGGGTGGGCGGCGGCTTTTGGCGCGCTCGTCGCTTAA
- the asnS gene encoding asparagine--tRNA ligase → MIKGLLEGQTPTGTEVLIKGWVRTRRDSKAGFSFINVHDGSCFDAIQVVAPKELENYDEEILKLTAGCSIEVRGELVESKGKGQSVEVQAASIKVVGWVDDPDTYPMAPKRHSMEHLRANAHLRPRTNLIGAITRVRHRLAMATHRYFDEQGFYWVHTPIITASDAEGAGEMFRVSTLDMANPPRLENGEVDFSQDFFGREAHLTVSGQLNVEAYCLAMSKVYTFGPTFRAENSNTSRHLAEFWMIEPEIAFADLNDDADLAEDFLKYLLKDLLDALPADMDFFNKFVKKGVKDRMEALVDSSFERMDYTEAIAILEKAAEKEKFEFPVKWGVDLQSEHERFLSEKHVGKPVVVMNYPRDIKAFYMRQNDDGRTVAAMDVLAPGIGEIIGGSQREERLDVLDARIEQMGLPKENYGWYRDLRRYGTVPHAGFGLGFERLIAYATGVDNIREVIPFPRAPRSADF, encoded by the coding sequence ATGATCAAAGGATTGCTGGAAGGCCAGACGCCCACGGGCACCGAGGTGCTCATCAAGGGTTGGGTGCGCACGCGACGTGACTCCAAGGCCGGGTTTTCGTTCATCAATGTGCATGACGGCTCGTGTTTTGACGCCATTCAGGTCGTCGCTCCCAAAGAGCTTGAGAATTATGATGAGGAGATTCTCAAGCTGACCGCCGGCTGCTCCATTGAAGTGCGTGGCGAGTTGGTGGAGTCGAAGGGCAAGGGGCAGTCGGTGGAGGTTCAGGCTGCCAGCATCAAGGTGGTGGGCTGGGTCGATGATCCGGACACCTACCCGATGGCGCCCAAACGCCACAGCATGGAGCATTTGCGGGCGAACGCGCACCTGCGTCCGCGCACCAACCTCATCGGGGCGATCACGCGTGTGCGTCACCGCCTGGCGATGGCGACCCACCGCTACTTTGATGAGCAGGGTTTCTACTGGGTGCACACGCCCATCATCACCGCCTCGGATGCGGAGGGTGCCGGGGAGATGTTCCGCGTCTCCACGCTCGATATGGCCAACCCGCCGCGCCTGGAGAATGGCGAGGTCGACTTCTCCCAGGACTTTTTCGGGCGAGAGGCGCACCTGACGGTCTCGGGCCAGCTCAACGTGGAGGCGTACTGCCTGGCGATGAGCAAGGTCTATACGTTCGGTCCGACTTTCCGGGCCGAGAACTCCAACACGTCGCGCCATCTGGCGGAGTTCTGGATGATCGAGCCCGAGATTGCCTTTGCCGACCTCAACGATGACGCCGACCTGGCGGAAGATTTCTTGAAGTATCTCTTAAAAGATCTTCTGGACGCGCTGCCGGCGGATATGGATTTCTTCAACAAATTTGTGAAGAAGGGCGTCAAAGACCGCATGGAAGCGCTGGTGGACTCGAGCTTTGAGCGCATGGATTACACCGAGGCCATCGCGATTTTGGAAAAAGCCGCAGAGAAGGAGAAGTTCGAGTTTCCGGTGAAGTGGGGCGTGGACCTGCAGTCGGAGCATGAGCGCTTCTTGAGCGAGAAGCACGTCGGCAAGCCGGTGGTCGTGATGAACTACCCGCGTGATATCAAGGCGTTTTATATGCGCCAGAATGACGACGGGCGCACCGTCGCGGCGATGGACGTGCTGGCGCCGGGCATTGGCGAGATCATCGGCGGAAGTCAGCGTGAGGAGCGCCTGGATGTGCTCGATGCGCGCATTGAGCAGATGGGGCTGCCGAAAGAGAACTACGGGTGGTACCGCGACCTGCGTCGTTACGGGACGGTGCCGCATGCGGGCTTCGGGCTGGGCTTTGAGCGCCTGATTGCGTACGCGACCGGCGTCGATAACATCCGCGAGGTGATTCCCTTCCCGCGGGCACCGCGCAGCGCTGATTTCTAA